In Terriglobales bacterium, the sequence CGGACCTTCCACTCCCATGGGTGCGTTGCCGTCAATCACTCCCAGGACGCCGCGTCCCTGGGAGCTCTTTGCCACCACGACCTCCACCGGGTTGGCCGTTGCGCAGAAGATGGAGCAGATTTCCGGTACGCGGCCCAGCGCCGGCAGCAGGTTGACGGGATACGCGCCGCGGATCACCAGCACGAATACGTGCCCGGCGGCCAGCGCCTGGGCATTGCGCACGGCCACCGCGCGCAGTTCCTCGTCATTGCCCTCAGTGCGCGTCAGGCAAGGGCCGGAACTTTCATTGAAGGCCAGCCCAAACTTGCATTGCGGCACCGTCCCGACCACGGCCTCGTAGATGTCCTCGACCGTTTTGATGAAGTGCGACTGGCCGACGATGATGTTGGCGTCCGCCGGAAACTCCATGCGCACGGCGTCCAGTTCAAGCATCGAA encodes:
- a CDS encoding adenosine-specific kinase, coding for MLELDAVRMEFPADANIIVGQSHFIKTVEDIYEAVVGTVPQCKFGLAFNESSGPCLTRTEGNDEELRAVAVRNAQALAAGHVFVLVIRGAYPVNLLPALGRVPEICSIFCATANPVEVVVAKSSQGRGVLGVIDGNAPMGVEGPEEQRARHDLLRKIGYKR